TGCGGCAGAAGCTCGCGGTACGCCTCGCTCACCCCCCGCAAAAGCACGCGGTCGCGGATGGAGCGCCCGTTGAGGAAAAAGAGCACCCCCTTGGCGCTCACCTTCGAATGCTGCGGCGGCGCCGCCAGGACCTGGAACTCCTCGGCCCGAATCTCTTTCAGGGACCGCGCCACGTCGTCCCCGAAGAAAACCCCGATCCGCGCGCGCCGGTCCGCCGGCGGCAGCGCGTACCGGCTCGCCCCGTCCACGAAAAGGTCGAACCGGACCTCCGGCCGCGCGATCGCGAACCGCGCCACGGTCTCGACGACGTGCTCCGTCTCCACGTCCACGGAGCGCAGAAACCGCCGCCGCACGGGAACATTGTGAAAAAGCTGAAGGACTTCGACGAGCGTCCCCGGCGGAGCGGCCGACGGACGCACCTCCGAGAGGCGGCCGAACTCCGCCACGATCTCGGCCCCCTCCCCGTCCGCCGGACGGCTGACCAGGCGGACCCGGGCCACGGCGCCGATCGAGGCCAGCGCCTCGCCCCGGAAGCCGAACGTCGCCACCCGGAAGAGGTCCTCGGCCGTCGCGAGCTTGCTCGTGGCGTGCGGCGCGAAGGCCAGCGGCAGTTCCTCCGGGAGCATCCCGGACCCGTTGTCGGCCACGCGGATGCGCTTGCGTCCCCCCTCGTCCAGGTCGATGCGCACCTCGGTGGCGCCCGCGTCCAGGGCGTTTTCGACGAGCTCCTTGACGACGCTGGCCGGCCGTTCGATGACCTCGCCGGCGGCGATCTTGTTGACGACGTCGGGCGGGAGGACGCGGATCCTCGCCATGGGGGATGTACCTTAGCAGACCCGCCGGAGAAGGGTCAAAAGGATTGCGGGAGCGGCACGAGCTCGTACGCCCGGCGCGCGTACCGGCGGAAGTGCGTGTAGCCCGCCTCACGCGCGAGCGCCACGGCCTTCCCGAAGTCCTCGCCCACGTGGCGCGGCTCGTGCGCGTCGGATCCGAAGGTGATGCCGATTCCCAGTTCGCGCGCCCGGCGCAGCAGGCGCAGGCTCGGATAGATTTCGCGGGCCGGGCGCCGCAGGCCGCTCGTGTTCACGTCCAGGGCCATCCCCGCCGCCGCCACCGCCTCCAAGGCCCGCCGCTCCAGCTCCGAAGTGTCCCTCGACGGCCGGTAGCCGAACTTCTTGACGACGTCCGGATGTCCGAGAATGTCGTACATGCCGGTGCGCGCCAGGCGCGCCACCAGATCGTAGTACCGGGCGTACGTCTCGTAGACGTCGCACGTCTCGAACCGGCGGGCGTGCTCGGGGTTGTCGA
Above is a window of Planctomycetota bacterium DNA encoding:
- a CDS encoding histidinol-phosphatase HisJ family protein; the protein is MIADYHMHTPLCKHAVGEPEEYARRALERGIEEIGFSDHAPMPPSYDPDFRMTEAQFPEYVEKVRRCREAFPQLSIKFGVEADFHPGTEDYVREFLARGGFDYVIGSVHYIGDWPFDNPEHARRFETCDVYETYARYYDLVARLARTGMYDILGHPDVVKKFGYRPSRDTSELERRALEAVAAAGMALDVNTSGLRRPAREIYPSLRLLRRARELGIGITFGSDAHEPRHVGEDFGKAVALAREAGYTHFRRYARRAYELVPLPQSF